A region from the Colwellia sp. PAMC 21821 genome encodes:
- a CDS encoding bifunctional diguanylate cyclase/phosphodiesterase: protein MIKAGSRKIIVLSISATLFIMAIVYYSFYTGRNIVERFTPLVDAVKEVKLEATIAHLWFEEAISGDRTLNIEDIWAHLDLAEWYAQAMLDGGTNEEGTILALNDPRLRHKIDTTIVGIHHFRQIAEKRWASQTTSGIGSNLDQQFDLSFLEFSHSADDVETALKKIISEDLDAFKFTQRLLLILIFILGTTIGGALISNNIRRRRNINALKLSQEDVRLSQNQLLNIINGAKLGYWDWFYKTGVHKVNDEWLAILGLTQDDITNTISDWDELIHPDDKEITQHTVHTHIQSGSNYVAEFRMKHADGRWIWIQGSGSVVEYDKDTHEPIRLCGTHQDITERKQSVEKLERIAHFDVLTNLPNRVLLADRLSQAMLHCSRHKKSLAVVFLDLDGFKSVNDAYGHNVGDKLLISLSSSMKEALREGDSLARIGGDEFVAVLTDLTTENDCLPILDRLLSAASEPVTIGDKVLNVSASVGFTIYPQDNVDTDQLIRHADQAMYVAKESGKNRYHMFDTAQDDAVKVQLESLEAIRGALDNQQFLLHYQPKVNMRTGTVTGVEALIRWQHPERGLLNPIEFLPAIENSPMNIEMGEWVIETALKQIGEWQAMGLSFPDCTSVNISAVQLQQPDFTDRLTALLAAHPDVEPRYLELEVLETSALDDVNNVSKIMNKCIALGVKFALDDFGTGYSSLTYLRRLPASLIKIDQSFVRDMLHDADDLAIVEGVIALAKSFKRNVIAEGVETIEHGSTLLQLGCELAQGYGIARPMPASDIPGWIREWKPDVKW from the coding sequence ATGATTAAAGCTGGCTCTCGTAAAATAATTGTTTTGTCTATATCAGCAACGTTGTTCATCATGGCAATTGTTTACTATTCGTTCTACACTGGGCGAAATATAGTAGAGCGTTTCACACCTTTAGTCGACGCAGTTAAAGAAGTTAAGCTTGAAGCGACCATTGCACATTTGTGGTTTGAAGAAGCGATTAGTGGCGATCGAACGCTTAATATCGAAGACATATGGGCTCACCTTGACTTGGCTGAATGGTATGCTCAGGCAATGCTTGATGGTGGCACCAACGAAGAAGGCACTATTCTTGCCTTAAACGACCCCCGTTTACGGCACAAAATTGATACAACGATTGTCGGCATTCATCATTTTCGCCAAATTGCAGAAAAGCGATGGGCATCGCAAACCACCTCAGGTATAGGATCAAACCTAGATCAACAATTCGATCTGTCATTTTTAGAGTTTAGTCATTCTGCTGATGATGTTGAAACCGCCTTAAAAAAAATAATATCTGAAGACTTAGACGCGTTTAAATTTACCCAACGACTATTGCTTATCCTTATATTTATATTGGGGACTACCATTGGCGGCGCGCTAATAAGTAACAATATTAGGCGAAGAAGAAATATAAACGCCCTAAAACTGAGCCAAGAAGATGTTCGTCTATCTCAAAATCAACTTTTAAATATAATTAATGGCGCGAAGTTGGGTTATTGGGATTGGTTTTATAAAACAGGTGTTCATAAGGTTAATGATGAGTGGTTGGCAATATTAGGTCTTACACAAGATGATATTACCAATACCATTAGTGACTGGGACGAGCTTATTCACCCTGACGACAAAGAGATAACACAACATACGGTGCATACTCATATTCAGTCTGGAAGCAATTATGTTGCAGAATTTAGAATGAAGCATGCTGATGGCAGGTGGATATGGATTCAGGGTTCAGGTTCTGTTGTAGAGTACGACAAAGATACACATGAGCCAATCCGGCTTTGTGGGACACACCAAGATATTACTGAGCGTAAACAATCGGTAGAAAAATTAGAGCGTATCGCGCATTTCGATGTACTGACTAACTTACCAAATCGTGTATTACTAGCCGACAGATTATCTCAAGCTATGTTGCATTGCAGTCGTCATAAGAAATCACTGGCTGTGGTATTTCTTGATCTCGATGGTTTTAAATCGGTGAATGATGCCTATGGGCACAATGTGGGCGATAAATTACTTATTTCGTTATCCAGTAGTATGAAAGAAGCATTACGTGAAGGTGACAGCTTAGCTCGTATTGGTGGGGATGAATTCGTGGCGGTATTAACAGACTTAACCACAGAAAATGATTGTCTGCCGATTTTAGATCGATTGCTATCGGCTGCATCAGAGCCTGTGACTATCGGTGATAAGGTATTAAATGTATCGGCGAGTGTAGGCTTTACCATTTACCCGCAAGATAATGTAGATACCGACCAACTCATACGTCATGCTGACCAAGCCATGTATGTGGCAAAAGAGTCGGGTAAAAATCGTTATCACATGTTTGATACGGCGCAAGATGATGCTGTAAAAGTGCAACTGGAAAGCTTAGAAGCTATTCGTGGTGCGCTAGATAATCAACAATTTTTGCTTCATTATCAGCCTAAGGTGAATATGAGGACAGGGACGGTGACAGGGGTTGAGGCGTTAATTCGTTGGCAGCATCCTGAACGAGGGCTATTAAATCCAATAGAGTTCTTACCCGCGATTGAAAATAGCCCGATGAATATCGAGATGGGTGAATGGGTGATCGAAACGGCATTGAAACAAATTGGAGAATGGCAGGCAATGGGACTTAGTTTCCCTGATTGTACCAGCGTAAATATTTCAGCAGTACAATTACAACAGCCTGACTTTACCGACCGTTTAACAGCGCTGCTAGCGGCACATCCAGATGTTGAACCACGCTATTTAGAGCTAGAGGTTTTAGAAACAAGTGCTTTAGATGATGTAAACAACGTCTCAAAAATTATGAATAAGTGCATTGCGCTAGGGGTGAAATTTGCGTTAGATGATTTTGGCACTGGCTACTCCTCACTTACTTATCTTAGGCGTTTACCCGCCAGCTTAATTAAAATAGATCAGAGTTTTGTAAGAGACATGTTACATGATGCGGATGATCTAGCTATCGTTGAAGGCGTGATAGCGCTAGCTAAATCATTCAAACGTAATGTGATTGCTGAAGGTGTAGAAACGATTGAACATGGTAGTACTTTATTGCAACTGGGCTGTGAATTGGCACAAGGTTATGGCATTGCCAGACCTATGCCTGCTAGTGATATTCCTGGGTGGATCAGAGAATGGAAACCTGATGTGAAATGGTAG
- the ttcA gene encoding tRNA 2-thiocytidine(32) synthetase TtcA, with product MSAVLKSALTPSQNTQLEKLEKRLRRHVGQAIAQYNMIEDGDKIMVCVSGGKDSYAMLEILMRLKESAPIHFDLIAVNLDQKQPGFPEHILPNYLESIGVAYQIVEEDTYAIVKEKIPEGKTTCSLCSRLRRALLYKAAKALGATKVALGHHRDDMVETLMLNMFYGGKLKSMPAKLVSDNGEHVVIRPLAFCKEQELIQYAALKQFPIIPCNLCGSQPNLQRQNIKAMLQDWDKNHPGRIESMFTAIKNVVPSHLCDSELFDFKNINSSSGVIAGGDTAFDQETFSQAAPEVNPLKLNSADFLQVKEIT from the coding sequence ATGAGCGCAGTTTTAAAATCGGCCTTAACTCCAAGCCAAAACACACAGTTAGAAAAGCTTGAAAAACGCTTACGACGTCATGTTGGCCAAGCAATTGCCCAATACAATATGATTGAAGACGGCGATAAAATTATGGTGTGTGTCTCAGGCGGCAAAGACAGTTATGCCATGCTTGAAATATTAATGCGTTTAAAAGAGTCTGCTCCTATTCACTTTGACTTAATTGCCGTTAACCTTGATCAAAAGCAACCCGGTTTTCCAGAGCATATATTACCGAATTATCTTGAATCAATTGGTGTCGCATACCAAATCGTTGAAGAAGACACTTATGCGATCGTTAAAGAGAAAATTCCTGAAGGGAAAACCACTTGTAGCTTATGCTCGCGTTTACGTCGTGCATTGCTGTACAAAGCCGCTAAAGCGTTAGGTGCCACTAAAGTTGCCTTAGGCCATCATCGTGACGATATGGTTGAGACATTAATGCTTAATATGTTTTATGGTGGCAAGCTTAAATCAATGCCAGCAAAGCTTGTGTCTGACAACGGCGAACACGTGGTTATTCGCCCACTAGCATTTTGTAAAGAACAAGAACTCATTCAGTATGCTGCGCTAAAACAGTTTCCTATTATTCCTTGTAACTTATGTGGTTCGCAGCCTAACTTACAACGTCAAAACATTAAGGCTATGTTACAAGATTGGGATAAAAATCATCCTGGGCGTATTGAGTCTATGTTTACAGCGATTAAAAATGTAGTGCCTTCACATTTATGTGACAGCGAACTCTTTGACTTTAAAAACATCAACTCAAGTTCAGGGGTTATTGCTGGTGGCGATACCGCTTTTGATCAAGAAACCTTTAGCCAAGCGGCACCGGAAGTTAATCCCCTTAAGCTTAATAGTGCTGATTTTTTACAAGTTAAAGAAATAACATAA
- a CDS encoding outer membrane protein OmpK gives MSITSTICKSIIFTSLAIANAASAETLWSDNSISYLKNVNEFQLLENDNINVITFEHASGHNWGDVFFFVDRITASQDQNNGHYEETYGELSARLSLSYLTGEKLAFGAISDLYIAGIYEHDTGNSNNFGFGFNNYLLGVGASWDVKGFSYLSSNVYLADNDDTDNDYQLTLAWGYPIALGNHDIIIDGYIDWSSAADDHSADFHFNPQVRLDVGKYFGKPKFFEVGIEYSYWHNKFGINGLDNENTVSAMVKVHL, from the coding sequence ATGTCTATCACCTCAACAATCTGTAAATCTATTATTTTTACAAGCTTAGCCATAGCAAACGCTGCCAGTGCTGAAACACTTTGGAGTGACAACTCCATTAGCTATTTAAAGAATGTTAACGAATTTCAGCTTTTAGAAAATGACAATATTAATGTTATAACGTTTGAACATGCCTCAGGGCATAACTGGGGAGACGTATTCTTTTTCGTAGATCGCATCACCGCAAGTCAAGACCAGAACAACGGTCATTATGAAGAAACCTACGGCGAATTATCAGCACGACTTAGCTTAAGTTATTTAACGGGAGAGAAATTAGCCTTTGGTGCTATTTCTGATCTATACATTGCAGGCATTTACGAGCATGACACTGGTAATAGCAATAACTTTGGTTTTGGCTTTAATAATTACTTATTAGGTGTTGGTGCATCATGGGATGTTAAAGGCTTTAGCTACCTAAGCAGCAATGTTTACTTGGCTGATAATGACGATACAGATAATGACTATCAACTGACCCTTGCATGGGGCTATCCTATTGCGCTGGGCAACCATGACATTATTATTGATGGTTATATAGATTGGTCATCTGCGGCTGACGATCATAGTGCTGACTTCCACTTTAATCCACAAGTTCGTTTAGATGTTGGCAAATATTTTGGTAAGCCTAAGTTTTTTGAAGTCGGTATTGAATATTCATATTGGCATAACAAATTTGGTATTAATGGCTTAGATAACGAAAATACCGTTAGTGCTATGGTAAAAGTACATTTATAA
- a CDS encoding glucosaminidase domain-containing protein, with protein sequence MIKINQQSFLGLICITLLGLGLIAPFTFLKVEQETQPVEKVVVKKTPKKVIKIVEKPLHDVNLPDFAKIRDVKEKKRRFFSFIKPAVYAENKKILASRAQVERLIEQLTLEQPFSAEDDAIVASLITKYKVSKKFSLLKQLYELQLKIDVIPPALVLVQAANESAWGTSRFARIGLNFFGVWCYSEGCGMVPGSRNTGAKHEVAAYSSVRQGVGRYLHNINTHSAYKVFRLIRGQLREQEQPLAPEILATGLTAYSERGADYVLELTEMIRHNRQYFAINTK encoded by the coding sequence TTGATAAAAATTAATCAGCAAAGCTTTTTAGGATTGATATGTATAACCTTGCTAGGATTAGGCTTAATTGCCCCTTTTACTTTTTTAAAGGTAGAACAAGAGACACAACCAGTCGAAAAAGTAGTGGTGAAAAAAACGCCTAAAAAGGTCATTAAAATTGTTGAAAAACCACTACATGATGTTAATTTACCTGACTTTGCAAAAATTCGAGACGTAAAAGAGAAAAAACGTCGCTTTTTTTCTTTTATAAAGCCAGCGGTATATGCAGAAAATAAAAAAATATTGGCGTCGCGTGCACAAGTTGAACGTTTAATTGAACAGTTAACCTTAGAGCAACCGTTTAGCGCAGAAGATGACGCGATAGTGGCTAGCTTAATCACAAAATATAAAGTCAGTAAAAAGTTCTCTCTTTTAAAACAATTATATGAGTTACAACTTAAAATTGATGTAATTCCACCTGCACTGGTTTTAGTACAAGCAGCGAATGAATCTGCTTGGGGCACTTCTCGTTTCGCTAGAATTGGTTTGAATTTTTTTGGAGTTTGGTGCTATAGCGAAGGGTGTGGCATGGTACCTGGTAGTCGTAATACTGGCGCAAAACACGAAGTAGCGGCTTATAGTTCTGTAAGGCAAGGCGTTGGACGGTATTTACACAACATTAATACTCATAGCGCATATAAGGTTTTTAGACTTATTCGCGGTCAGTTACGAGAGCAAGAGCAGCCATTAGCGCCAGAAATTCTTGCGACCGGTTTAACCGCTTACTCTGAACGCGGTGCTGACTATGTGTTAGAACTTACCGAGATGATCCGACATAATCGGCAGTATTTCGCTATAAATACCAAGTAG
- a CDS encoding DUF1415 domain-containing protein, which yields MTTKHEIEQTKQWLEQIIIGLNFCPFAKKEFVNQTIYYHASDKTQLKSALVEFLAQCHYLQDQPEVETSLLIYEQGFRDFNRFLDLVDEANEIIVQYGFEGIFQVATFHPEYCFADADYDDASNFTNRSPYPTLHLIREQSMERVLSVYKNPETIPENNIALAEKKGANYFQTLLKQIKNSP from the coding sequence ATGACTACAAAACATGAAATTGAACAAACCAAGCAATGGCTAGAACAAATTATTATTGGGCTAAACTTTTGTCCGTTCGCAAAAAAAGAGTTTGTTAACCAAACTATTTATTATCATGCCAGTGATAAAACACAATTAAAGTCAGCTTTAGTTGAATTTTTAGCACAATGTCATTACTTACAAGACCAGCCTGAAGTCGAAACCAGTTTGCTCATTTATGAACAAGGCTTTAGAGATTTTAATCGTTTTTTAGACTTGGTCGATGAAGCTAACGAAATTATCGTGCAATATGGCTTTGAAGGTATCTTTCAAGTCGCAACTTTTCATCCTGAATATTGCTTTGCTGACGCTGATTATGATGATGCCAGTAATTTTACCAACCGCTCGCCATATCCTACGTTACATTTAATTCGTGAACAAAGCATGGAGAGAGTGCTAAGCGTATATAAAAATCCTGAAACTATTCCCGAAAATAATATCGCTTTGGCCGAAAAGAAAGGCGCTAACTATTTTCAAACCTTATTGAAGCAGATTAAAAACAGCCCTTAG
- a CDS encoding ABC transporter ATP-binding protein/permease: MRRSSHQSEHEVTTFNWRVVKLLLPYLFEFKTRIFFALACLVLTKIASVYLPFILKDIVDVLDTQQENRVYLVPFALVGAYGLVRLTIVIFAEIRDTLFGRVTERAIRRIGLKVFQHLHKLDLDFHLNRQTGGLSRDIDRGTSGINFLMRFMIFNIIPTLIEIIMVVGILFFNYGIWFAIITLSSIVLYVGYSVYATDWRTRFIREANKADSSSNTRAIDSLLNYETVKYFTNEEFESKAYDSQLATWEQAKMKNRLSLFALNGGQALIISCSMTAMLALAAYQVTYEKMTLGDFVLINAFMMQLFIPLNFLGFVYREIKGSLANIEHMFDLMLKKPKVEDSEDATTLTLTEAEIKFESVSFAYDVKRPIIQNISFTIKPGQKVAVVGESGSGKSTLVKLLFRFYDCDSGRITVDGQNIREVTQHSLRKNIGIVPQDTVLFNDTLFANVNYGAPEANVEMVNNAFKLAHLSDFITRLPEGVETIVGERGLKLSGGEKQRVAIARTILKNPRILVFDEATSSLDSQSEQAILSAIKEVAQHRTSLVIAHRLSTIVDADNIIVMQQGEIIEQGTHQGLLAEKGHYYKMWQLQQSDNS, translated from the coding sequence ATGCGCAGATCTTCCCACCAGAGTGAACATGAAGTAACGACCTTTAATTGGCGTGTTGTTAAACTTTTGCTGCCCTACTTATTCGAATTTAAAACACGGATATTTTTTGCATTAGCGTGTTTAGTCCTGACTAAAATTGCGAGTGTTTATTTGCCCTTTATTCTGAAAGACATTGTTGATGTATTAGATACACAACAAGAGAACCGGGTTTATTTAGTACCATTTGCACTCGTTGGCGCTTATGGTTTAGTTCGGCTCACCATTGTTATATTTGCTGAAATTCGCGATACCTTATTTGGCCGAGTTACAGAACGGGCGATTCGCAGAATTGGCTTAAAAGTTTTTCAGCACCTACATAAATTGGATTTAGACTTTCATTTAAATCGCCAAACAGGTGGTTTATCACGTGACATCGATCGCGGCACCTCTGGCATTAATTTTTTGATGCGCTTTATGATCTTTAATATCATCCCAACCTTAATAGAAATTATTATGGTGGTCGGGATTTTATTTTTTAATTATGGCATTTGGTTTGCGATAATTACGCTTTCATCAATTGTGCTATATGTCGGATATTCTGTTTATGCTACTGATTGGCGCACACGTTTTATACGCGAGGCGAACAAGGCTGACTCTTCAAGTAATACCCGAGCTATCGACAGTTTACTTAATTATGAAACAGTAAAGTACTTTACTAACGAAGAGTTTGAGTCAAAAGCTTACGATAGCCAATTGGCGACTTGGGAGCAGGCGAAAATGAAGAATCGATTATCTTTATTTGCTTTAAATGGCGGCCAGGCGCTTATTATATCGTGTTCAATGACGGCAATGTTAGCCTTAGCAGCATATCAAGTTACCTATGAAAAAATGACCTTAGGCGACTTTGTACTGATTAACGCTTTTATGATGCAGCTTTTTATTCCGTTGAACTTTTTAGGATTTGTTTACCGTGAAATCAAAGGTTCGCTGGCTAATATCGAACATATGTTTGACTTGATGCTAAAGAAACCAAAAGTAGAAGACAGTGAAGACGCCACTACTTTGACCTTAACTGAAGCTGAAATTAAATTTGAAAGTGTATCGTTCGCGTATGACGTAAAAAGGCCGATCATCCAAAACATCTCATTTACCATTAAACCTGGGCAAAAAGTGGCGGTAGTTGGTGAAAGCGGCTCAGGAAAGTCGACCTTAGTTAAGTTGTTATTTAGGTTTTATGATTGTGACAGTGGCCGAATAACCGTTGATGGGCAAAATATACGTGAAGTGACACAGCACTCGTTACGAAAAAACATAGGTATTGTGCCGCAAGACACTGTGTTGTTTAACGATACCCTTTTTGCCAACGTTAATTATGGCGCACCTGAAGCTAATGTGGAAATGGTTAACAACGCGTTTAAACTTGCGCATTTATCAGATTTTATTACCAGGTTACCTGAAGGCGTAGAAACAATTGTTGGAGAGCGTGGCTTAAAGCTCTCAGGTGGTGAAAAACAACGTGTCGCTATTGCTCGTACTATTTTGAAAAATCCGCGTATTTTGGTGTTTGATGAAGCAACTTCCTCACTCGACAGCCAATCAGAGCAAGCAATTTTAAGCGCAATTAAAGAAGTTGCTCAGCATAGAACCAGTTTAGTGATTGCGCATCGCTTATCGACCATTGTAGACGCGGATAATATTATTGTTATGCAACAAGGTGAGATTATTGAGCAGGGCACACATCAGGGCTTATTAGCTGAAAAAGGCCATTATTATAAAATGTGGCAACTGCAACAAAGTGATAACAGTTAA
- a CDS encoding DUF2937 family protein — MFALINNVIDRCFFTVTFILGVQLPEFMQQYQQRLAGHLAEATSQLGQFEVIAQQHFEGSLTAMITRYKDNTESSIINTGELIERLSFRVDYLANHLAQINQSDYLESVYQLIWHLDKQIATGTAEHFAMAIPLELNAIATGGTLAIGALLLKELTVFAVKRPFKAKKVKKDKVIEITTSAEDTERPESAESAESPESKP, encoded by the coding sequence ATGTTTGCGTTAATTAACAATGTTATTGATCGTTGTTTTTTCACGGTTACTTTTATATTAGGCGTGCAGCTGCCTGAATTTATGCAGCAATATCAGCAGCGCTTAGCCGGCCATCTAGCGGAAGCTACATCGCAATTAGGGCAATTTGAGGTAATCGCACAACAACACTTCGAAGGCAGCCTTACCGCCATGATCACCCGCTATAAAGACAATACTGAATCGTCTATTATCAATACAGGTGAGCTTATTGAACGTTTGTCATTTCGTGTTGATTACTTAGCAAATCATTTAGCACAGATAAACCAATCTGATTACCTAGAGAGTGTTTATCAATTAATTTGGCATTTAGATAAACAAATTGCTACTGGCACCGCTGAGCATTTTGCCATGGCGATACCCCTTGAATTAAACGCTATTGCCACGGGTGGCACACTTGCGATTGGTGCACTGCTGTTAAAAGAGTTAACGGTTTTTGCTGTTAAGCGCCCTTTTAAAGCAAAAAAAGTTAAGAAAGATAAAGTTATTGAAATTACTACGAGTGCTGAAGATACTGAAAGACCTGAGAGTGCAGAGAGTGCAGAGAGTCCTGAGAGTAAACCTTAA
- a CDS encoding integration host factor subunit alpha has translation MALTKAEVAEHLFEKVGLSKRDAKDMVEVFFEEVRETLEAGEQVKLSGFGNFDLRVKSERPGRNPKTGEDIPISARKVVTFRPGQKLKSRVEDGNGE, from the coding sequence ATGGCGCTAACAAAAGCAGAAGTAGCAGAACATTTATTTGAAAAAGTTGGGCTAAGTAAGCGCGACGCTAAAGATATGGTTGAAGTGTTTTTCGAAGAAGTTCGTGAAACCTTAGAAGCAGGCGAGCAAGTTAAATTGTCTGGTTTTGGTAACTTTGACCTTCGTGTTAAAAGCGAACGTCCAGGACGTAATCCTAAAACGGGTGAAGATATTCCAATTTCAGCACGTAAAGTGGTGACATTCCGTCCAGGTCAAAAACTTAAAAGTCGCGTTGAAGACGGTAACGGCGAATAA
- the pheT gene encoding phenylalanine--tRNA ligase subunit beta, translating into MKFSESWLREWVNPAISSDELAHQITMAGLEVDAVEPVAGEFTGVLIGEVVECGPHPDADKLQVTKINLGPDYNDGELADIVCGAKNCRLGLKVAVATVGAVLPGDFKIKKAKLRGVPSHGMLCSESEIGLSESADGIMELASDAPIGMCVREYLDLNDVTIDVDLTANRGDCLGLKGLAREVGVLNNLSVTEPEITAVTPTIDDTVAITLSAEKACPRYLGRVIKNININAQTPLWMVEKLRRCGTRSIDPVVDVTNYVLLEQGHPMHAFDLSAIAGGINVRFANEAEKLTLLDGNEVTLSTQTLVIADNEKALAMAGIFGGLASGVTNESKDIFLESAFFAPLAILGKARQYGLHTDASHRYERGIDPQLQRDAMERATQLLLEIVGGEAGPIVEAVSIENIPAERTVTLRRAKLDGRIGHHIKDTTVAEILTRLGFNVTETGADQAKVWTVVVPAYRFDISIEVDLIEEVARIFGYNNIPNVSPKATLAMREQKEAQLPLSKLRNVLVNRGYQEAITYSFVDPKVQAQLHPGQATMTLPHPISSEMSEMRVSLWTGLLQSVAYNQNRQQNRVRLFESGLRFIPDESVENGVRQDNMIAGVLSGQRSEEHWDIEKAASDFYDIKSDVEALLGLTNNVSDFVFSKAEIDALHPGQTAAIHKNGVLVGHVGALHPELERKLGLNGRTLVFELLLAEVCTQNIPQARDISRFPANRRDIAVVIDEQVSANKVLQLIEKVGGNYLVDLNLFDVYRGNGIESGFKSLAIAMTLQDNNKTLEEKDITDVVNRVVDTLKTELNASLRD; encoded by the coding sequence ATGAAATTTAGTGAATCTTGGTTACGTGAGTGGGTAAACCCTGCTATATCTTCAGATGAATTAGCACATCAAATTACCATGGCTGGTCTTGAAGTTGACGCCGTAGAACCTGTTGCAGGTGAATTTACCGGTGTATTGATTGGTGAAGTAGTTGAATGTGGTCCTCATCCTGATGCGGATAAATTACAAGTAACAAAAATTAATTTAGGACCTGATTACAATGACGGCGAGCTTGCCGATATTGTTTGTGGTGCTAAAAATTGTCGTTTAGGTTTAAAAGTTGCTGTCGCAACTGTTGGCGCTGTTTTACCCGGCGACTTTAAAATTAAGAAAGCGAAACTTCGTGGCGTTCCATCGCATGGCATGTTGTGTAGTGAGTCAGAAATAGGTTTATCTGAAAGTGCTGACGGCATCATGGAATTAGCAAGTGACGCGCCAATCGGTATGTGTGTGCGTGAATATCTTGATCTTAACGATGTAACTATCGACGTTGACTTAACGGCGAACCGTGGCGATTGTCTTGGCTTAAAAGGTCTTGCACGTGAAGTTGGTGTATTAAATAACTTAAGTGTAACTGAGCCTGAAATTACAGCGGTTACACCAACGATTGACGATACCGTTGCCATTACCTTATCAGCTGAGAAAGCCTGTCCGCGTTATTTAGGTCGCGTGATTAAAAACATTAATATCAATGCCCAAACGCCTTTATGGATGGTAGAAAAGCTACGCCGTTGTGGTACGCGCTCAATTGACCCTGTGGTTGACGTGACTAACTACGTATTGCTTGAGCAAGGACATCCAATGCATGCCTTTGACTTATCAGCAATAGCAGGCGGCATTAACGTACGTTTCGCTAATGAAGCTGAAAAGCTGACCTTGCTCGATGGTAATGAAGTGACATTATCAACACAAACCTTAGTGATTGCGGATAATGAAAAAGCATTGGCTATGGCCGGTATATTTGGCGGTTTGGCCTCAGGTGTTACTAACGAATCAAAAGATATTTTCTTAGAAAGTGCTTTCTTTGCTCCTTTAGCTATTTTAGGCAAAGCCCGTCAATATGGTTTACATACAGACGCATCGCACCGTTATGAGCGTGGTATTGACCCACAATTGCAACGTGATGCTATGGAACGCGCAACACAATTACTGCTTGAAATTGTTGGCGGTGAAGCCGGCCCAATCGTTGAAGCTGTATCGATAGAAAATATTCCGGCTGAGCGAACCGTTACCTTACGTCGTGCAAAACTCGATGGCCGTATTGGACATCATATTAAAGATACAACCGTTGCTGAAATATTAACGCGCTTAGGCTTTAATGTTACTGAAACTGGCGCAGACCAAGCAAAAGTTTGGACTGTTGTTGTGCCAGCGTACCGTTTTGATATCAGCATTGAAGTTGACTTAATTGAAGAAGTTGCTCGAATTTTTGGTTACAACAATATTCCTAATGTTTCGCCAAAAGCAACATTAGCCATGCGTGAGCAAAAAGAAGCACAGTTACCGTTAAGCAAATTACGTAATGTGTTAGTTAATCGCGGTTATCAAGAAGCTATAACTTACAGTTTTGTTGATCCAAAAGTACAAGCGCAATTGCATCCTGGTCAAGCAACTATGACCTTACCGCATCCAATTTCGTCTGAAATGTCAGAAATGCGCGTGAGTTTATGGACCGGTTTATTACAATCTGTTGCTTATAATCAAAATCGACAACAAAACCGCGTACGCCTATTTGAAAGCGGTTTGCGTTTTATTCCTGATGAAAGTGTCGAAAATGGTGTTCGCCAAGATAATATGATCGCCGGTGTTTTAAGTGGTCAACGTAGTGAAGAACATTGGGACATCGAAAAAGCAGCAAGCGATTTTTATGACATTAAATCTGATGTTGAGGCACTACTTGGTTTAACAAATAACGTAAGTGATTTTGTGTTTTCTAAGGCTGAAATTGACGCGTTACACCCGGGTCAAACCGCTGCAATTCACAAAAATGGTGTGCTAGTTGGACACGTTGGAGCCTTACATCCTGAATTAGAACGTAAATTGGGCCTTAATGGTCGCACATTAGTTTTTGAGCTTTTATTGGCTGAAGTTTGTACACAAAATATCCCGCAAGCACGCGACATATCTCGCTTTCCGGCGAATAGACGTGACATCGCTGTAGTGATTGATGAGCAAGTTAGTGCAAATAAAGTACTACAACTTATTGAAAAGGTTGGCGGAAATTATTTAGTTGATCTAAACTTGTTCGATGTATACCGAGGTAATGGTATAGAAAGTGGTTTTAAAAGCTTAGCAATAGCAATGACATTGCAAGATAATAATAAAACCTTAGAAGAAAAGGATATCACTGACGTAGTTAACCGAGTGGTTGATACATTGAAAACTGAACTAAATGCATCCTTGAGGGATTAA